A genomic segment from Streptomyces sp. NBC_01233 encodes:
- the rsgA gene encoding ribosome small subunit-dependent GTPase A, with the protein MFNAPLHPFSSSAVQHPLAVYGWDEGWEAEFAPYAAQGLVPGRVVRVDRGQCDVATPDGVIRADTEFVVPRDPMKVVCTGDWVAVDPEGSDPRYARTILPRRTAFVRSTSSKRSEGQVLATNIDHIVICVSLAVELDLGRIERFLALAMSSSSGDALLRTSADSWESGAQPLVVLTKADLVPDPVTLGHLVQDVEATAPGVQVLTVSSVTGEGTDVLAAVVAGGTSVLLGISGAGKSTLANALLGAEVMEVQEAREVDGKGRHTTTTRNLLALPGGGVLIDTPGLRGVGLWDAETGVGQVFSEIEEYAEHCRFHDCAHEAEPGCAVLAALDSGELAERRLDSYRKLLRENQRIVAKTDARLRSEIRRDWRLKSAEGRANYAAKRGARS; encoded by the coding sequence TTGTTCAACGCTCCGCTCCACCCGTTTTCCTCTTCCGCTGTCCAGCACCCGCTCGCCGTCTACGGCTGGGACGAGGGCTGGGAGGCCGAGTTCGCCCCGTACGCCGCCCAGGGCCTGGTCCCGGGCCGGGTCGTCCGTGTCGATCGCGGCCAGTGTGATGTGGCCACCCCCGATGGGGTCATCCGAGCCGACACCGAGTTCGTCGTTCCCCGCGATCCGATGAAGGTCGTGTGCACGGGGGACTGGGTCGCCGTCGACCCCGAGGGCAGTGACCCCCGGTACGCGCGGACGATCCTGCCTCGGCGGACCGCGTTCGTCCGGTCGACGTCGTCCAAGCGTTCCGAGGGCCAGGTGCTGGCCACTAACATCGACCACATCGTCATCTGTGTGTCGCTCGCGGTCGAACTCGACCTCGGGCGGATCGAACGGTTCCTCGCGCTCGCGATGTCCAGTTCGAGCGGTGATGCACTGCTGCGTACGTCGGCGGACTCCTGGGAGTCGGGGGCGCAGCCGCTGGTCGTCCTCACCAAGGCGGACCTCGTTCCCGACCCGGTGACGCTCGGGCACCTGGTCCAGGACGTGGAGGCCACCGCGCCGGGCGTCCAGGTACTGACCGTCTCCTCCGTCACCGGAGAGGGCACGGACGTCCTCGCCGCCGTCGTCGCGGGCGGCACCAGCGTGCTGCTCGGCATCTCCGGCGCCGGCAAGTCCACCCTGGCCAACGCGCTGCTCGGCGCGGAGGTCATGGAGGTCCAGGAGGCCCGCGAGGTCGACGGCAAGGGCCGCCACACCACGACGACCCGCAACCTGCTCGCCCTGCCGGGCGGCGGCGTCCTGATCGACACGCCGGGACTGCGCGGCGTCGGGCTCTGGGACGCCGAGACCGGCGTCGGCCAGGTCTTCTCGGAGATCGAGGAGTACGCGGAGCACTGCCGCTTCCACGACTGCGCGCACGAGGCGGAGCCGGGGTGCGCGGTGCTGGCCGCGCTGGACTCGGGGGAGCTGGCGGAACGCCGCCTGGACAGCTACCGCAAGCTGCTGCGGGAGAACCAGCGGATCGTGGCGAAGACGGACGCGCGGCTCCGGTCGGAGATCCGCCGCGACTGGCGCCTCAAGTCGGCGGAGGGCCGCGCCAACTACGCGGCCAAGCGCGGCGCCCGCTCCTGA
- a CDS encoding amino acid adenylation domain-containing protein encodes MDTAVPPHLRHQLLEDLFTEQVRRSPDALAVIDGETRLTYSELHERAGLLAAGLAARGVGRETLVAMAFPRSAEAVVCTLAVVLAGGAYLPVNPGFPGERLRMMLEDCGADLLVCAPGLEDTLGPAVPEGMRTATPDTLVAEGRLAGRTAPAAAAPRPQDRSPLAYVMFTSGSTGRPKGVLVEQSGIVRLVRDSDFYRFTPQDRLLLTGALEFDAATFEIWGCLLNGATLCVADTETLLVASALKQTLREHAVSVMWMTAPLFNQTVDTDPEVFAGLGAVLVGGDVLSVRHVRALQAAHPGLRIINGYGPTENTTFTTTHEIGTDEPGAFPIGRPVAGTTVLVLDGSGAPVPQGAQGELYTGGAGLARGYLGSPELTAQRFVTIGGERYYRTGDRVSTDAQGLLHFHGRVDDQVKIRGHRVEVKEVEAVLLGCPGVRDACVTVAADEGGKHLVGHVVLADGATAAGVGEELAARLPEYLRPDHLVVMDRLPLNANGKVDKAALPSPAPSARASAPDGTALAGLPPGMRSLAVLWDTVLRLNGRALTPQDDFFALGGNSLSVGALVGRLAVHDGIRLPFREVFEHRTLAAMADAVGRHAAAPAAAPGPKWPPAHVPEGTPTVLHPQQHGMHTHAQVAPASVAYNIPLRVDLHGRLTAAEIRSALTELVRRHDALRTRFRTTHEGVRQEVRPAEPVQLTESDLAAHPDDARVLADFVQPFDLGTAPLLRALLVRLDDTRHRLYLDVHHIVFDGVSLRILAEELTELLSGGILAEPKWGYAEASRWCADRLADGTHAADEHYWLGVLADPPRLELPTDHPRPPVRAEAGAVERLPLTSERAGAVARIAAGSSTTPYAVLLTAYTAALMRLSGQRDVVCGSPMSGRVHPEVEPVVGMFVNTAALRLTVPGTATLADLLTVAHDRHQEALEHQAFPFDQVVAGLRTERDTSRLPLVDAFFALQNIDFHTVSREGVRADVHLLHTGTCRFDLNLQAFQRPEGIVLELEYSTALFAASSAQYLLRSVAELIDDLERSPHAPLSGRVERPTTDTSAHADFTF; translated from the coding sequence ATGGATACGGCGGTCCCGCCGCACCTGCGACATCAGCTGCTCGAAGACCTCTTCACCGAACAGGTCCGCCGCAGCCCCGACGCCCTCGCCGTGATCGACGGCGAAACCCGGCTGACCTACTCCGAACTGCACGAGCGCGCCGGGCTGCTGGCGGCCGGACTCGCCGCCCGCGGTGTGGGCCGCGAGACCCTCGTGGCCATGGCCTTCCCGCGGTCGGCGGAAGCGGTGGTGTGCACCCTGGCCGTCGTCCTCGCCGGCGGCGCCTACCTGCCCGTCAACCCGGGGTTCCCCGGCGAGCGCCTGCGCATGATGCTGGAGGACTGCGGGGCCGACCTGCTGGTGTGCGCGCCCGGTCTGGAGGACACACTGGGCCCGGCGGTCCCGGAGGGGATGCGGACCGCCACGCCTGACACCCTGGTCGCCGAGGGCCGGCTGGCCGGCCGTACCGCGCCGGCCGCCGCCGCGCCGCGGCCGCAGGACCGCTCCCCGCTGGCGTACGTGATGTTCACGTCCGGATCCACCGGGCGCCCCAAGGGGGTGCTGGTGGAACAGTCCGGCATCGTCCGGCTGGTCAGGGACAGCGACTTCTACCGGTTCACGCCGCAGGACCGGCTGCTGCTGACGGGGGCCCTGGAGTTCGACGCAGCGACCTTCGAGATCTGGGGCTGCCTCCTCAACGGAGCGACGCTGTGCGTGGCGGACACCGAGACGCTGCTCGTCGCCTCCGCCCTGAAGCAGACCCTCCGCGAGCACGCGGTCTCCGTGATGTGGATGACCGCGCCGCTCTTCAACCAGACGGTGGACACCGATCCGGAGGTCTTCGCCGGCCTGGGCGCCGTCCTGGTCGGCGGCGACGTGCTCTCGGTACGGCACGTCCGGGCCCTGCAGGCCGCGCATCCGGGCCTGCGGATCATCAACGGCTACGGTCCCACCGAGAACACCACCTTCACCACCACCCACGAGATCGGGACCGACGAGCCCGGTGCCTTCCCGATCGGCCGTCCCGTCGCGGGCACCACCGTGCTCGTCCTCGACGGGTCCGGAGCCCCGGTGCCGCAGGGTGCGCAGGGCGAGCTCTACACCGGCGGAGCCGGTCTGGCCCGCGGCTACCTGGGCAGCCCGGAACTCACGGCGCAGCGATTCGTCACCATCGGCGGCGAGCGGTACTACCGCACCGGCGACCGCGTCAGCACCGACGCGCAGGGCCTGCTGCACTTCCACGGGCGCGTCGACGACCAGGTCAAGATCCGGGGCCACCGGGTCGAGGTCAAGGAGGTCGAAGCGGTCCTGCTGGGCTGCCCCGGCGTCCGTGACGCCTGTGTGACCGTCGCCGCCGACGAGGGCGGGAAGCACCTCGTGGGACACGTCGTCCTCGCGGACGGCGCCACCGCGGCCGGTGTGGGCGAGGAGCTCGCCGCCCGCCTCCCCGAGTACCTGCGGCCCGACCACCTCGTGGTCATGGACCGGCTGCCGCTCAACGCCAACGGCAAGGTGGACAAGGCCGCGCTCCCGTCGCCCGCCCCGTCCGCCCGCGCCAGCGCACCCGACGGCACGGCCCTCGCGGGCCTCCCGCCGGGAATGCGCTCCCTCGCCGTGCTGTGGGACACCGTGCTGCGCCTGAACGGACGGGCCCTCACCCCGCAGGACGACTTCTTCGCCCTCGGCGGCAACTCCCTCTCCGTCGGTGCGCTCGTCGGCCGGCTCGCCGTCCACGACGGCATCCGGCTCCCGTTCCGCGAGGTGTTCGAACACCGCACGCTCGCGGCGATGGCGGACGCCGTCGGCCGGCACGCCGCCGCACCCGCCGCTGCGCCCGGGCCCAAGTGGCCGCCCGCCCACGTACCCGAGGGAACGCCCACCGTGCTGCACCCGCAGCAGCACGGCATGCACACCCACGCCCAGGTCGCCCCGGCCTCGGTCGCCTACAACATCCCGTTGCGGGTGGACCTGCACGGCCGGCTCACCGCTGCGGAGATCCGGTCCGCCCTCACCGAGCTGGTACGCCGGCACGACGCCCTGCGCACCCGGTTCCGTACCACCCATGAGGGCGTCCGCCAGGAGGTCCGGCCGGCCGAACCGGTCCAGCTCACGGAGTCCGACCTCGCCGCCCATCCGGACGACGCCCGGGTCCTGGCCGACTTCGTGCAGCCCTTCGACCTCGGCACGGCGCCCCTGCTGCGGGCCCTGCTGGTCCGGCTCGACGACACGCGGCACCGGCTCTACCTCGACGTCCACCACATCGTCTTCGACGGGGTCTCCCTGCGCATCCTCGCCGAGGAGCTCACCGAGCTGCTCTCGGGCGGAATCCTGGCCGAGCCCAAGTGGGGCTACGCGGAGGCCTCCCGGTGGTGCGCAGACCGGCTGGCCGACGGCACGCACGCGGCGGACGAGCACTACTGGCTCGGCGTGCTCGCCGACCCGCCCCGGCTGGAACTGCCCACCGACCACCCCCGCCCGCCCGTGCGCGCGGAGGCCGGTGCCGTGGAGCGGCTGCCCTTGACCTCCGAGCGGGCCGGGGCGGTCGCCCGCATCGCGGCCGGCTCGTCCACCACCCCGTACGCCGTGCTGCTGACCGCCTACACCGCCGCGCTGATGCGGCTGTCCGGCCAGCGCGACGTGGTGTGCGGCAGCCCCATGAGCGGCCGGGTCCACCCCGAGGTCGAGCCGGTCGTCGGCATGTTCGTCAACACCGCGGCCCTGCGGCTGACCGTGCCCGGGACGGCGACCCTCGCCGACCTGCTGACCGTCGCGCACGACCGCCACCAGGAGGCCCTGGAGCACCAGGCGTTCCCCTTCGACCAGGTCGTCGCGGGGCTCCGGACGGAGCGGGACACCTCCCGCCTGCCGCTGGTCGACGCCTTCTTCGCCCTGCAGAACATCGACTTCCACACCGTCTCCCGGGAGGGAGTGCGGGCCGACGTGCACCTGCTGCACACCGGCACCTGCCGGTTCGACCTGAACCTCCAGGCGTTCCAGCGGCCCGAGGGCATCGTGCTCGAACTCGAGTACAGCACCGCCCTGTTCGCCGCGTCATCCGCGCAGTACCTGCTCCGCAGTGTGGCCGAGCTCATCGACGATCTCGAACGCTCGCCGCACGCCCCGCTGTCCGGCCGGGTGGAACGACCCACCACGGATACGTCCGCCCACGCCGACTTCACCTTCTAG